Proteins co-encoded in one Candidatus Ozemobacteraceae bacterium genomic window:
- the amrS gene encoding AmmeMemoRadiSam system radical SAM enzyme — translation MRTPEYMREDGAFTECRLCPNHCRIADGRRGRCLARGREQGRGVLHTYGQITSGHVDPVEKKPLYHFFPGRPIFSIGSYGCNLSCRFCQNHEISQEICPTEYIAPERLVELATEVPDNIGVAFTYNEPGIWYEYIVDSAPLLHRKGLKTVMVTNGYLEAEPWRNLCGVTDAMNIDLKGFTNEFYRDITKASLGPVLENITAAVRAGVHVELTNLVVPHLNDDPATFDRMIDWIAALSPDVPLHLSRYFPRFHESAPPTPAETLEDFARRAASRLKYVYVGNIDLGHHQDTLCPACGKTVIRRAGYRIEIVQSGSACSCGAVLPMRGADHA, via the coding sequence ATGCGTACACCCGAGTATATGCGAGAGGACGGCGCTTTCACCGAGTGCCGGCTGTGCCCGAACCACTGCCGCATCGCCGACGGCCGGCGCGGCCGGTGCCTGGCCCGCGGCCGCGAACAGGGCCGCGGTGTTCTCCATACCTACGGGCAGATCACCTCGGGCCACGTCGATCCGGTCGAGAAGAAGCCGCTGTATCACTTCTTTCCGGGCCGTCCGATTTTTTCGATCGGCTCCTACGGCTGCAACCTCTCGTGCAGGTTCTGCCAGAACCACGAAATCTCGCAGGAAATCTGCCCCACCGAGTATATCGCCCCCGAACGGCTCGTCGAGCTGGCCACGGAGGTTCCCGACAACATCGGCGTGGCTTTCACCTACAACGAGCCCGGCATCTGGTACGAGTACATCGTCGATTCGGCGCCCCTGCTGCATCGAAAAGGCCTGAAGACGGTCATGGTCACGAACGGCTATCTCGAAGCCGAGCCGTGGCGCAACCTGTGCGGCGTGACCGACGCCATGAACATCGATCTGAAGGGATTTACGAACGAGTTCTACCGCGACATCACGAAGGCATCGCTCGGGCCGGTCCTCGAGAACATCACTGCCGCCGTGCGCGCGGGCGTCCACGTCGAGCTCACCAATCTCGTCGTGCCGCATCTCAACGACGATCCGGCGACGTTCGACAGGATGATCGACTGGATCGCCGCCCTCTCGCCCGACGTGCCTCTCCATCTTTCGCGGTATTTCCCGCGGTTCCACGAGTCCGCGCCGCCCACGCCGGCGGAAACGCTCGAGGATTTCGCGCGCAGGGCCGCGTCCCGGCTGAAATACGTGTATGTCGGCAACATCGACCTCGGGCATCATCAGGACACCCTCTGCCCGGCGTGCGGCAAGACCGTCATCCGCCGCGCCGGATACCGGATCGAGATCGTCCAGTCCGGCTCCGCCTGTTCCTGCGGCGCGGTGCTTCCGATGCGGGGTGCCGATCATGCCTGA
- a CDS encoding BatA and WFA domain-containing protein — translation MPLSFGNPWFLAGALTVAVPLWLHLYYRRTPIPRDFPSLRLIRLSVEAMTRRMKLRHLVLLALRILALVLLTLAFARPFVGGGSVAATGSGSPAAFVVILDNSLSMGTTHQGISLFNTARARAVEIIDQMGQYDKASVILCNDPGTVLFPQLTWDKDELKNAVRNAPLSVSGTNLAGALQPALKLLLPVRAFKRTVYLVTDMTKTAWEPLLSAYDLKRIDPTIDLVVIPVGGAAPPNIAVTELRIDEPMVMKGRPVTVRATVVNHSDQPQSTRLSILIGEDKKSEQAIELGPRGSKRVDVPMTFGDEGLQHVRAVLPADALPQDDVRHLAVRVRAPPRVLILCPPPERGGMTSREDLFLKFALNPLGRTEGATFLVDSRTLEETAGLQLSDYTAVFLVNQRSLPEALVKGLSKYVLGGGNLITFCGSRVDPTWYNANLIDGLGGGYLLPARLFKRVGNAVSKAVSYQLTDLDTGHPAFKPFEGDGAGDPGRAPVYEFYQTQPNPSALVLARMSHGLPGIIEERRGQGRSLLITFTADTSWTTWPLRPTFLPFVHASVMGMVTRQGLNADAVTPGTPISMTLLEEGLKRITLTPPAGPAQDIPIRREGGEGLLHVTLPPGEQPGFYRLRLEGSAVREEAFAVNPPAGESNLERIPDKKIVRFIRLEHKAGSKQSISRQVVAVREGRDVSMPLLWVLLLAVFIESVLANRPIRAGGGPRI, via the coding sequence ATGCCGCTGTCATTCGGAAACCCCTGGTTCCTGGCGGGCGCCCTGACGGTCGCCGTGCCGCTCTGGCTGCACCTTTACTACCGCCGGACGCCCATCCCGCGCGACTTTCCCAGCCTCCGGCTGATCCGGCTCTCGGTCGAGGCGATGACGCGCCGCATGAAGCTGCGCCACCTCGTTTTGCTCGCCCTGCGCATCCTGGCGCTCGTGCTGCTGACGCTCGCGTTCGCCCGGCCCTTCGTGGGCGGGGGTTCGGTCGCGGCGACGGGAAGCGGCTCGCCGGCCGCGTTCGTCGTGATCCTCGACAATTCGCTCTCGATGGGCACCACTCACCAGGGCATCTCGCTGTTCAACACGGCGCGCGCCCGGGCGGTCGAGATCATCGACCAGATGGGCCAGTATGACAAAGCATCCGTTATTTTATGCAACGATCCCGGCACCGTGCTGTTCCCGCAACTCACGTGGGACAAGGATGAGCTGAAGAACGCGGTTCGAAACGCCCCGCTCAGCGTCTCCGGGACGAACCTGGCCGGGGCGCTGCAGCCGGCGCTGAAGCTGCTGCTGCCGGTGCGCGCGTTCAAGCGGACCGTCTACCTCGTGACGGACATGACGAAGACGGCCTGGGAGCCGCTTCTCTCGGCATACGACCTGAAGCGCATCGACCCGACGATCGATCTCGTGGTCATCCCGGTGGGCGGCGCGGCACCGCCGAACATCGCCGTGACCGAGCTGCGCATCGACGAGCCGATGGTGATGAAAGGCCGGCCGGTGACGGTGCGGGCGACCGTCGTGAATCATTCCGACCAGCCCCAGTCGACGCGCCTGTCGATCCTCATCGGCGAGGACAAGAAGAGCGAACAGGCGATCGAGCTCGGCCCGCGCGGCTCGAAGCGGGTCGACGTCCCCATGACTTTCGGCGACGAGGGGCTCCAGCACGTCAGGGCCGTCCTGCCCGCCGACGCGCTACCTCAGGACGACGTGCGGCATCTCGCCGTGCGCGTCCGCGCGCCGCCACGCGTTCTCATCCTCTGCCCGCCGCCGGAGCGGGGCGGGATGACGAGCCGCGAGGACCTGTTCCTGAAGTTCGCCCTGAATCCGCTCGGTCGCACCGAGGGAGCGACGTTCCTGGTCGACAGCCGCACGCTCGAAGAAACGGCCGGATTGCAGCTTTCCGATTACACCGCCGTCTTCCTCGTCAACCAGCGTTCCCTCCCTGAGGCGCTGGTGAAAGGCCTCTCGAAGTATGTTTTGGGGGGCGGCAACCTCATCACGTTCTGCGGCTCGCGCGTCGACCCGACGTGGTACAACGCGAACCTGATCGACGGGCTGGGCGGCGGGTATCTGCTTCCGGCGCGTCTGTTCAAGCGGGTTGGGAACGCCGTCAGCAAGGCGGTCTCCTACCAACTCACCGACCTCGACACCGGCCACCCGGCGTTCAAGCCGTTCGAGGGGGACGGTGCCGGAGATCCCGGCCGGGCGCCGGTGTACGAGTTCTATCAGACGCAGCCGAACCCGTCGGCCCTTGTGCTGGCACGCATGAGCCACGGACTGCCCGGCATCATCGAGGAACGCCGCGGGCAGGGCCGATCGCTGCTGATCACGTTCACGGCCGACACTTCCTGGACGACCTGGCCGCTCAGACCGACGTTTCTGCCGTTCGTCCACGCGTCGGTCATGGGCATGGTGACGCGCCAGGGGCTCAACGCCGACGCGGTCACGCCGGGAACCCCGATCTCGATGACCCTGCTCGAAGAGGGACTCAAGCGCATCACGCTCACTCCGCCCGCCGGCCCCGCCCAGGACATTCCGATCAGGCGCGAAGGCGGCGAAGGGCTTCTCCACGTGACGCTCCCTCCAGGCGAGCAGCCCGGCTTCTACCGGCTCCGCCTCGAAGGCTCCGCCGTCCGGGAAGAGGCGTTCGCAGTCAACCCGCCGGCCGGTGAGAGCAATCTCGAGCGCATTCCCGACAAGAAGATCGTGCGGTTCATCCGGCTCGAGCACAAGGCCGGCTCGAAGCAGAGCATCAGCCGCCAGGTCGTCGCCGTGCGCGAAGGCCGCGACGTGTCGATGCCGCTGCTCTGGGTCCTGCTCCTGGCGGTCTTCATCGAATCGGTCCTCGCGAACCGGCCGATCCGCGCGGGCGGAGGTCCCCGGATATGA
- a CDS encoding DUF4159 domain-containing protein, producing the protein MHASTKRLASLTILSAFLFLLCGAAPAAEWGTIAIPRIQYGGGGDWYTDPTSLPNLLKAAADRFNLSTRPDNFAIRVSDQSLFAYPMIYITGHGNVKFEDHEVNRLVTYLDNGGFLWVDDCYGIDRSIRREFRKLYPDKELALLPADHPIYRSAYDLPKGLPKIHEHDGKPPQGYGIFSKGRLVIFYTYETDIGDGLEDEGVHPENTPEKREEAMKMALNILFYALSQ; encoded by the coding sequence ATGCATGCCTCGACGAAGCGCCTCGCCTCTCTGACAATCCTTTCCGCGTTCCTGTTCCTCCTTTGCGGAGCCGCTCCGGCCGCCGAGTGGGGAACCATCGCAATCCCGCGCATCCAGTACGGCGGCGGGGGCGACTGGTATACCGATCCGACCTCGCTCCCGAACCTGCTCAAGGCCGCCGCAGACCGATTCAATCTGTCGACGCGCCCCGACAATTTCGCGATCCGCGTTTCCGACCAGTCGCTTTTTGCGTATCCTATGATATATATCACAGGGCATGGTAACGTCAAATTCGAGGACCATGAAGTGAACCGCCTCGTCACCTACCTCGATAACGGCGGATTCCTCTGGGTCGACGACTGCTACGGCATCGACCGGTCGATCCGGCGCGAGTTCCGCAAGCTGTATCCCGACAAGGAACTGGCCCTTCTTCCCGCCGACCACCCGATCTACCGTTCGGCCTACGATCTTCCGAAGGGCCTTCCCAAGATCCACGAGCACGATGGGAAGCCGCCCCAGGGCTATGGTATCTTCAGTAAGGGGCGTCTGGTCATCTTCTACACCTACGAAACCGACATCGGCGACGGCCTCGAGGACGAGGGCGTCCACCCCGAGAACACGCCCGAAAAGCGCGAGGAAGCCATGAAGATGGCCCTCAACATCCTGTTCTACGCCCTCTCGCAGTGA
- a CDS encoding MoxR family ATPase yields MLETKATAQEQQDIAALSDIRKAREQVLKEIGRVFIGQNKVVEEVLYALFARGHVLLIGVPGLGKTLLVNTLAKLLDLNFRRIQFTPDLMPTDIIGTEILEEDQTTRERRFRFVQGPLFTQILLADEINRTPPKTQAALLQSMQEYSVTSGGKTYQLDAPFFVLATQNPIEQEGTYPLPEAQLDRFMFNVRIEYPPMEEEVTMVKATTGGSLPELKPVLSRTRILELQDMVRRVPVSDRVVKYAVSVAEATRPKKEGGLPFVNDFVTWGAGPRASQYLVLAGKARAVLQGRSYVSIEDVRALAYAVLRHRVLLNFNAEAEGINTDVIIERILAAVAEPRE; encoded by the coding sequence ATGTTGGAAACCAAGGCCACCGCCCAGGAACAGCAAGACATCGCCGCCCTGTCCGATATCCGCAAGGCCCGTGAACAGGTCCTCAAGGAGATCGGCAGGGTTTTCATCGGTCAGAACAAGGTCGTCGAGGAAGTGCTCTACGCCCTCTTCGCGCGCGGTCACGTGCTGCTCATCGGCGTTCCCGGCCTCGGCAAGACGCTGCTGGTCAACACGCTGGCGAAGCTGCTCGATCTGAACTTCCGGCGCATCCAGTTCACGCCCGATCTCATGCCGACCGACATCATCGGCACCGAGATCCTCGAGGAAGACCAGACGACGCGCGAGCGCCGGTTCCGGTTCGTCCAGGGGCCGCTGTTCACGCAGATCCTGCTCGCCGACGAGATCAACCGCACCCCGCCGAAAACGCAGGCGGCGCTGCTCCAGTCGATGCAGGAATACTCGGTCACCAGCGGCGGCAAGACCTACCAGCTCGACGCGCCGTTCTTCGTGCTCGCCACGCAGAACCCGATCGAGCAGGAAGGCACGTATCCGCTTCCCGAGGCGCAGCTCGACCGGTTCATGTTCAACGTGCGCATCGAGTACCCGCCGATGGAAGAGGAAGTCACGATGGTGAAAGCCACGACGGGCGGCTCCCTGCCCGAGCTGAAGCCCGTGCTGAGCCGCACCCGCATCCTCGAACTCCAGGACATGGTCCGCCGCGTCCCCGTCTCCGATCGCGTCGTGAAGTATGCCGTCTCGGTCGCCGAGGCCACCCGCCCGAAGAAGGAAGGCGGCCTGCCGTTCGTGAACGATTTCGTCACGTGGGGCGCCGGCCCGCGCGCGAGCCAGTATCTCGTGCTCGCCGGGAAGGCCCGCGCCGTGCTTCAGGGCCGCTCCTACGTCTCGATCGAGGACGTGCGAGCCCTCGCCTACGCGGTCCTGCGGCATCGCGTGCTGCTGAACTTCAACGCCGAAGCCGAAGGCATCAACACCGACGTCATCATCGAGCGCATTCTCGCCGCGGTCGCCGAACCCCGCGAATAA
- a CDS encoding tetratricopeptide repeat protein has translation MRTLFRRALPIFLPAVLALSPVCVGAAFAQASAPAVPRNPNDAVRLYHEAMNEYSLRHLKAARDHLNELVKEWPDHPLNRRARIELARVCVDLREYDRAIELLSSVAEGPANDGDTVTALESLVELLFTLQRFKLGVDLLEKRWQANPNDVDLGKNLAKFYLQTGRSEEAQLLLENLLERTSRRDVFADLLKLATKTGTVERLMSAIQQRSARYRAVDYLEFVTDCLMSLARHEEAMKMLRESPETRTDIGLLRKLARLELEMKDPAASLQTLRQIEQLLPNEWETAKAAGHCLFLLGKPEEAVEEWRRHLSSQTVPRPDGYQLFTEVLIEHKLYPEALEAFAQARQALGNPAQFAEERAGVLEAMGRHEEALGEYLAAMANGMFKADIFEKLYTYKSSTFDLREKLKSALATSRALSLKKAMLEVLMRGEAAADIPEIAGLLDADAPFEELLYERIRQGLAAAPTAFLHTLCLDLVRRDPRRELALKLCRLLLDQPDLSAGQAKAAFDAASAAVALEPGPDAKLRAALFVALGHAALERFSDTAAAETLFAKALQPPLPSVAPSAAFDAALWLMRLHAARNEMPAAEAALATASTFVSGKDPMHGPHAEELPVAFQGEGGAISFQDLMLDPEEPLFEGNEGQARLLYETAWLQAQRGDYQNALDTLRKLTEEYPESLWMDDGLRLALLITMGSTGNMDGLKILFEADRLALTGKAIEAVPALESLALTASGTPLALDAAAKALLFSETASDAASLMSKLDAFVARHPAHWAVPDLMMLHWRLMKRSNAPATSELELLKQFVDRFPGDLRSRRARLAIADLLRRSR, from the coding sequence GTGAGAACACTTTTCAGGCGCGCCCTCCCGATTTTTCTGCCGGCCGTGCTGGCCCTCTCGCCGGTCTGCGTCGGCGCGGCGTTCGCGCAGGCTTCGGCGCCCGCGGTCCCGCGCAATCCGAACGACGCGGTGCGCCTGTATCACGAGGCGATGAACGAGTACAGCCTGCGTCATCTGAAAGCCGCGCGCGACCACCTGAACGAACTGGTGAAAGAGTGGCCGGACCATCCGCTCAACCGGCGCGCCCGCATCGAGCTGGCGCGGGTCTGCGTTGACCTGCGCGAGTATGATCGAGCGATCGAGCTGCTGTCGAGCGTCGCCGAGGGGCCCGCGAACGACGGGGACACGGTGACCGCGCTCGAGTCGCTTGTCGAGCTGCTGTTCACGCTTCAGCGGTTCAAGCTCGGCGTCGACCTGCTCGAAAAGCGGTGGCAGGCGAACCCGAACGACGTCGATCTGGGGAAGAATCTCGCGAAGTTTTATCTGCAGACGGGGCGTTCCGAGGAAGCCCAGCTTCTCCTCGAAAACCTTCTCGAACGCACGTCGCGCCGCGATGTGTTCGCCGACCTGCTGAAGCTGGCGACGAAGACCGGCACCGTCGAGCGGCTGATGTCCGCGATCCAGCAACGGAGCGCCAGGTATCGGGCCGTCGACTACCTCGAGTTCGTCACCGACTGCCTGATGAGCCTCGCCCGGCACGAAGAGGCGATGAAGATGCTGCGCGAGTCGCCGGAAACGCGCACCGATATCGGACTGCTGCGCAAGCTCGCCCGTCTCGAACTCGAGATGAAGGACCCGGCCGCGTCGCTCCAGACGCTACGCCAGATCGAACAACTCCTGCCGAACGAGTGGGAAACCGCCAAGGCGGCGGGCCATTGCCTGTTCCTGCTGGGCAAGCCGGAGGAAGCCGTCGAGGAGTGGCGGCGTCATCTCAGTTCCCAGACCGTCCCGAGGCCCGACGGGTATCAGCTGTTCACCGAGGTGCTGATCGAGCACAAACTGTATCCCGAGGCGCTCGAAGCCTTCGCCCAGGCCCGCCAGGCACTCGGAAACCCGGCCCAGTTCGCTGAGGAACGCGCCGGCGTGCTCGAGGCGATGGGCCGGCACGAGGAAGCTCTCGGCGAGTATCTTGCGGCGATGGCCAACGGAATGTTCAAGGCAGATATATTTGAGAAGCTATATACGTATAAGTCTTCAACGTTCGACCTTCGCGAGAAGCTGAAGTCGGCTCTGGCTACCTCACGGGCGCTCTCGCTGAAGAAGGCGATGCTCGAGGTGCTGATGCGAGGGGAAGCGGCGGCGGACATCCCCGAGATCGCCGGTCTGCTCGACGCGGACGCGCCCTTTGAGGAACTGCTGTACGAGCGCATCCGTCAGGGGCTCGCAGCGGCGCCGACGGCGTTTCTGCATACGCTGTGCCTCGACCTGGTCCGCCGCGACCCGCGCCGGGAGCTGGCGCTCAAGTTGTGCCGGCTACTGCTCGACCAGCCCGACCTTTCCGCCGGCCAGGCGAAGGCAGCCTTCGACGCGGCCTCCGCCGCCGTCGCGCTCGAGCCCGGCCCGGACGCGAAGTTGCGGGCGGCCCTGTTCGTGGCCCTCGGTCATGCGGCGCTCGAGCGGTTTTCCGATACGGCGGCCGCCGAAACGCTGTTTGCCAAGGCGCTCCAGCCGCCGCTCCCATCGGTGGCGCCGTCGGCCGCGTTCGACGCGGCGCTGTGGCTGATGCGCCTGCACGCCGCACGGAACGAGATGCCGGCCGCCGAAGCCGCGCTCGCAACCGCCTCGACCTTCGTGAGCGGGAAAGACCCCATGCACGGCCCGCACGCCGAGGAGCTTCCCGTTGCCTTCCAGGGCGAGGGCGGTGCGATTTCGTTCCAGGATCTCATGCTGGACCCGGAGGAACCGCTGTTCGAAGGAAACGAGGGACAAGCCCGTCTGCTGTACGAAACGGCTTGGCTCCAGGCGCAGCGGGGCGATTACCAGAACGCTCTCGATACGCTTCGCAAGCTCACCGAGGAATACCCGGAATCGCTTTGGATGGATGACGGGCTTCGTCTCGCCCTGCTGATCACGATGGGATCGACCGGAAACATGGACGGGCTGAAGATCCTGTTCGAGGCCGACCGGCTCGCCCTGACGGGAAAGGCGATCGAAGCCGTTCCCGCCCTGGAGAGCCTCGCTCTCACCGCATCGGGGACGCCGCTCGCCCTCGACGCCGCCGCGAAAGCGCTCCTATTCTCTGAAACGGCCTCCGACGCCGCGTCGCTGATGTCGAAGCTGGACGCCTTCGTCGCCCGCCACCCCGCCCACTGGGCGGTTCCCGATCTCATGATGCTTCACTGGAGGCTGATGAAACGCTCGAACGCGCCGGCCACGAGCGAATTGGAGCTGCTGAAACAATTCGTCGACCGCTTTCCGGGCGATCTGCGCTCCCGGCGCGCCAGGCTCGCCATCGCCGACCTGCTCCGCCGGAGCCGCTGA
- a CDS encoding asparagine synthetase B, producing the protein MHAHRRRFPRLPMLAATLLAALLSALPVSAAKLLIPMDDDQTDHLRAYGIAYYALDKGGIDVEWLLNYRGGSFLMDDIDMVRNRARELGVRTASIPDEEALQILAKIEDDNMERVLLEKAPKVAVYSPDYAEPWDDAVTLVLTYAEIPFEKFYDKQVLDGTISRYDWIHLHHEDFTGQFGKFYGSFRFADWYRKQVTQAQLDAQKYGFAKVTQLKLAVARGIKKFVLDGGFLFAMCSAVDSLDIALAANGTDIVATELDGDPPDPLYASKLDFSQTFAFQNFSLIPDPMVYEFSDIDVSNNYMGDAGTFKLFEFSAKVDPIPTMLTQNHRGVIDGFFGQTTGFRKSLLKPSVTVMAENNDGISVKYIRGDIGKGTFCFFGGHDPADVSHVVGEGPTKLDLHKNSPGYRLILNNILFPAAKKKERKT; encoded by the coding sequence ATGCACGCACACCGCCGCCGATTCCCCCGTTTGCCGATGCTCGCCGCCACCCTTCTTGCAGCCCTTCTGAGCGCCCTGCCGGTCTCGGCGGCGAAACTCCTGATCCCGATGGACGACGACCAGACGGACCACCTGCGTGCCTACGGGATCGCGTATTACGCGCTCGACAAGGGGGGCATCGACGTCGAATGGCTCCTCAACTACCGAGGCGGCTCGTTTCTGATGGACGATATCGATATGGTCCGGAACCGCGCTCGCGAACTCGGGGTCAGGACCGCGTCGATTCCCGACGAGGAAGCCCTGCAGATCCTGGCGAAGATCGAGGACGACAACATGGAGCGGGTGCTGCTCGAGAAGGCGCCGAAGGTGGCCGTCTACTCACCCGACTACGCCGAGCCGTGGGACGACGCCGTGACGCTGGTTCTCACGTATGCCGAGATCCCGTTCGAGAAGTTCTACGATAAACAGGTGCTCGACGGGACAATCTCGCGTTACGACTGGATTCACCTGCATCATGAGGATTTCACCGGCCAGTTCGGCAAGTTCTACGGCTCGTTCCGGTTCGCCGACTGGTACCGCAAGCAGGTCACGCAGGCCCAGCTCGACGCTCAGAAATACGGGTTCGCGAAAGTAACCCAACTCAAACTGGCGGTCGCGCGCGGCATCAAGAAGTTCGTCCTCGACGGCGGCTTTCTGTTCGCCATGTGCTCGGCTGTCGATTCCCTCGACATCGCGCTCGCGGCGAACGGCACCGATATCGTCGCGACGGAACTGGACGGGGATCCGCCCGACCCGCTGTACGCTTCGAAACTCGACTTCAGCCAGACGTTCGCATTTCAGAACTTCAGCCTGATTCCCGATCCGATGGTGTACGAATTTTCCGACATCGACGTCTCCAACAATTACATGGGCGACGCCGGCACGTTCAAACTGTTCGAGTTCTCCGCGAAAGTTGACCCGATCCCGACGATGCTGACCCAGAATCACCGCGGCGTCATCGACGGCTTCTTCGGCCAGACCACCGGGTTCCGCAAGAGCTTGCTGAAGCCATCCGTCACGGTGATGGCCGAAAACAACGACGGCATCTCGGTGAAATATATTCGCGGAGATATAGGCAAGGGAACCTTCTGTTTCTTCGGAGGCCACGACCCGGCCGACGTCAGCCACGTCGTCGGGGAGGGCCCGACGAAACTCGATTTGCACAAGAACAGCCCCGGATACCGGCTCATTCTGAATAACATTCTCTTCCCCGCCGCAAAAAAGAAAGAACGAAAAACCTGA
- a CDS encoding DUF58 domain-containing protein, translating to MTTASRLSRYLDPKVLASMAALEIKARNVVEGFIEGLHKSPFKGFNVEFSEYRQYVPGDPLKDIDWKIYARTDKYYIKEHEEETNLSGYLIMDTSGSMSYRGGNAPLSKLDYAATLAASLAYLMLKQQDSVGLVTFADGVRKILRPRTGMAQLKAICTELEQTKPTDRTDIGDTLDRVAETMRKRGLLIIFSDLLDNTELIINKVRQLRTRRHEVLLFHILDHHELTFPFEDTTLFRDLEDRSEIIADAFSLRREYLRRMQQFVGAFQSALRKSGIDYLLADTSRPVEASLKSFFTRRQAVGARLA from the coding sequence ATGACCACCGCCTCTCGCCTCTCGCGTTACCTCGATCCGAAGGTGCTCGCCTCGATGGCGGCCCTCGAGATCAAGGCGCGCAACGTCGTCGAGGGGTTCATCGAGGGCCTCCACAAGAGCCCGTTCAAGGGGTTCAACGTCGAGTTTTCGGAATACCGCCAGTACGTCCCAGGCGACCCGCTGAAGGACATCGACTGGAAGATTTACGCGCGTACCGATAAATATTATATCAAGGAGCATGAAGAGGAGACGAACCTCTCGGGCTACCTGATCATGGACACGAGCGGCTCGATGAGCTACCGGGGGGGAAACGCGCCGCTGAGCAAGCTCGATTACGCGGCCACGCTCGCCGCCTCCCTCGCCTACCTGATGCTCAAGCAGCAGGACTCGGTCGGGCTGGTCACGTTCGCCGACGGGGTCCGCAAGATCCTGCGGCCGCGCACCGGGATGGCCCAGCTCAAGGCGATCTGCACCGAGCTCGAGCAGACGAAGCCGACCGACCGCACCGACATCGGCGACACGCTCGACCGGGTCGCCGAGACGATGCGCAAGCGCGGCCTGCTGATCATCTTCTCCGACCTGCTCGACAACACCGAGCTGATCATCAACAAGGTCCGGCAGCTCCGCACGCGGCGGCACGAGGTGCTGCTGTTCCACATCCTCGACCATCACGAGCTGACGTTCCCGTTCGAGGACACGACGCTGTTCCGCGACCTCGAGGACAGGAGCGAGATCATCGCCGACGCGTTCTCGCTGCGCCGCGAATACCTGCGCCGGATGCAGCAGTTCGTCGGGGCCTTCCAGTCCGCCCTGCGGAAATCGGGCATCGACTACCTTCTGGCCGACACGTCGCGGCCGGTCGAGGCGAGCCTCAAGAGCTTCTTCACCCGCCGGCAGGCCGTCGGCGCGCGGCTGGCCTGA